One Natrinema marinum genomic window carries:
- a CDS encoding riboflavin synthase, whose translation MFTGIVEEIGEIVARERTDDGLRLRIGADEVATGLEHGQSISVSGACLTVERYAEGEWFEVFLASETVDRTYLGDLETGDAVNVERAMPADGRFDGHVVQGHVDAVATVTDIEAVDEDWFFEFELPEGYGRYVVEKGSITLDGISLTVAELDTERGRVTVAIIPTTYRLTTLSEKEPGDPVHLEVDVLAKYVERLLEARFED comes from the coding sequence ATGTTCACGGGGATCGTCGAGGAGATCGGCGAGATCGTCGCTCGAGAGCGGACCGACGACGGCCTCCGGCTGCGGATCGGCGCCGACGAGGTCGCGACGGGGCTCGAACACGGCCAGAGCATCAGCGTCAGCGGTGCGTGTCTCACCGTCGAGCGGTACGCGGAAGGCGAGTGGTTCGAGGTCTTCCTGGCGAGTGAGACCGTCGACCGGACTTATCTGGGCGACCTCGAGACGGGCGACGCGGTCAACGTCGAGCGGGCGATGCCGGCCGACGGCCGCTTCGACGGCCACGTCGTGCAGGGCCACGTCGACGCGGTCGCGACCGTCACGGACATCGAGGCCGTGGACGAAGACTGGTTCTTCGAGTTCGAACTCCCCGAGGGGTATGGCCGCTACGTCGTCGAGAAGGGCTCGATCACGCTCGACGGCATCAGCCTGACCGTCGCCGAGCTGGATACCGAGCGCGGCCGGGTGACCGTCGCGATCATCCCGACGACCTACCGGCTGACCACGCTCTCGGAAAAAGAGCCCGGCGACCCGGTCCACCTCGAGGTCGACGTGCTCGCGAAGTACGTCGAACGGCTGCTCGAGGCGCGCTTCGAGGACTGA
- a CDS encoding HVO_0416 family zinc finger protein: MATSPTDAGDDVMDQFLSDRGHSVERVGWEQEYNKKQCPDCGGLHDTSASSCTVCGWEPAS; the protein is encoded by the coding sequence ATGGCAACCTCACCCACGGATGCCGGTGACGACGTCATGGATCAATTTCTGTCCGATCGCGGTCACTCGGTCGAACGAGTAGGGTGGGAACAGGAGTATAACAAGAAGCAGTGCCCCGACTGCGGCGGGCTTCACGATACGTCCGCCAGTTCCTGTACCGTCTGCGGGTGGGAGCCGGCGTCGTAG
- a CDS encoding PrsW family intramembrane metalloprotease, whose amino-acid sequence MQRRRDPIERAEERNGDGSTDLYDISTWEARSAVDLLAYTLYNAVSYGFRALVLLIALAITLVLLVSPAAVVLEDPFVAFFFGLSVVPAALLAGYIWYADITTSEPLSLLVVTFLLSVLFATFAAVVNSVSSALLGIGGTALFFYLIVGPVEETVKLLAVYVFAYQKDSFDAVIDGAVYGAVAGLGFAAIENALYISRVIGEASPTANILVTASGITTVRALAGPGHVIYSAIAGYYLGLAKFNPDDAGPIVLKGLLVAAFVHGTYNVTVGIVPSAVANAVPVIGYGVAFVGYVIVYDAAIGYYLYRKLSRYRRTYRAVRGNTESVSRPELTEFDPPQR is encoded by the coding sequence ATGCAGCGCAGGCGCGATCCGATCGAGCGAGCCGAGGAGCGAAACGGCGACGGATCGACGGATCTCTACGATATCTCGACGTGGGAGGCGCGATCAGCCGTCGATCTGCTCGCGTACACGCTCTACAACGCCGTCAGCTACGGGTTTCGAGCGCTCGTCTTGCTGATCGCGCTCGCGATCACGCTCGTGTTGCTCGTCTCGCCGGCCGCGGTCGTCCTCGAGGACCCGTTCGTCGCCTTCTTCTTCGGGCTCTCGGTCGTGCCCGCGGCGTTGCTCGCGGGGTATATCTGGTACGCCGATATCACCACGAGCGAGCCGCTCTCGCTGCTCGTCGTGACGTTCCTGCTCTCGGTACTGTTCGCGACGTTCGCGGCGGTCGTCAACTCGGTCAGTTCGGCACTGCTCGGCATCGGCGGCACCGCGCTCTTCTTCTACCTGATCGTCGGCCCCGTCGAGGAGACGGTGAAACTGCTCGCCGTCTACGTCTTCGCCTACCAGAAGGACAGTTTCGACGCCGTCATCGACGGCGCGGTCTACGGGGCCGTCGCGGGACTGGGCTTCGCGGCCATCGAGAACGCGCTTTACATCAGTCGCGTCATCGGCGAGGCGAGCCCCACGGCCAACATCCTCGTCACCGCGAGCGGGATCACGACCGTTCGGGCGCTGGCCGGCCCCGGTCACGTCATCTACTCGGCGATCGCGGGCTACTACCTCGGGCTGGCGAAGTTCAACCCCGACGACGCCGGCCCGATCGTCCTCAAAGGACTACTCGTCGCGGCGTTCGTCCACGGCACGTACAACGTCACGGTCGGTATCGTCCCGAGCGCCGTCGCGAACGCCGTCCCCGTGATCGGCTACGGCGTCGCGTTCGTCGGCTACGTGATCGTCTACGACGCCGCGATCGGCTACTACCTCTACCGGAAGCTCTCGCGGTACCGACGGACGTACCGCGCGGTCAGGGGCAACACCGAAAGCGTCTCGCGACCGGAGCTGACGGAGTTCGACCCGCCACAGCGCTAG
- a CDS encoding sensor histidine kinase — protein MPDQRRHRYEAICEASPDAIVLVDGDGRITYANARVTDLFGYRPDELVGEPIEILIPKPSRSAHVAQRDAYIEDPETRPMGANLDLSGRCKDGSLVPIDISLSPIQSECGLEFMAAVRDISEQQALRTKYQTILEAVPDAVVVADATTGEIVEANEHVTDLLGYDPDELVGKRQSMLHPSGEGDRYRGLFETHIATDQAILSQFPDGADIYVETSGGDRVPVEINAQVFDRQDRRLIAGVFRDVTARKEYERQLRALHEATRRLMRADDREEIAGLVADAANTILDYRSNVVRLVDDEPRLCPVAVTERAQATMGGRPEYRIDGESPVSRAYESGDLLRYDDVRELDDGHDRGDARSALYLPMGDHGVISIVDPAVGAFDRSDDELASILSLNAEIALNRLAHERELERQNERLDEFASILAHDLRNPLNVAYALLEGSDAEPADELEHTLDRMAGIIDDVLTMVRSGYEVDAVEALEFDAVVEECWANVATAGASLRVDSAGLFYADSTRIRNLFENLFRNAVEHGSTSPDSQARRDAVEHGGETVTVSLGVTEDGFYVADDGPGIPPGERDHVLEPGWTTDETGTGLGLNIVLEIAQAHGWEVDVGESESGGARFEFTGVHTAAYDESFAVDT, from the coding sequence ATGCCTGATCAACGCCGACACCGATACGAAGCGATCTGCGAAGCGTCGCCCGACGCGATCGTCCTCGTCGATGGCGACGGCCGAATCACCTACGCGAACGCGCGCGTCACGGATCTGTTCGGTTACCGCCCGGACGAACTCGTCGGCGAGCCGATCGAGATCCTCATCCCGAAACCGTCTCGGAGCGCCCACGTCGCCCAGCGAGACGCGTACATCGAGGATCCCGAGACGCGGCCGATGGGCGCGAACCTCGATCTCTCGGGGCGCTGCAAGGACGGCTCGCTCGTCCCCATCGACATCAGTCTGAGTCCGATCCAAAGCGAGTGCGGGCTCGAGTTCATGGCGGCGGTTCGGGACATCAGCGAGCAGCAGGCGCTGCGGACGAAGTACCAGACGATCCTCGAGGCGGTTCCGGACGCGGTCGTCGTCGCGGACGCGACGACCGGCGAGATTGTCGAGGCGAACGAACACGTCACGGACCTGTTGGGCTACGATCCGGACGAACTCGTCGGGAAGCGCCAGTCGATGCTCCATCCGTCGGGAGAGGGAGACCGCTATCGGGGGCTCTTTGAGACACACATCGCGACCGATCAGGCGATTCTGAGCCAGTTCCCTGACGGGGCGGATATCTACGTCGAAACCAGCGGCGGCGATCGGGTCCCGGTCGAAATCAACGCCCAGGTGTTCGACCGACAGGACCGACGGCTGATCGCGGGCGTCTTCCGTGACGTGACAGCCCGAAAGGAGTACGAGCGCCAGCTTCGGGCGCTCCACGAGGCGACGCGCCGGTTGATGCGAGCGGACGACCGCGAGGAGATCGCAGGGCTCGTCGCCGACGCGGCCAACACGATTCTCGACTACCGGAGCAACGTCGTTCGACTCGTCGACGACGAACCGCGGCTGTGCCCCGTCGCCGTCACCGAGCGGGCCCAGGCGACGATGGGCGGCCGACCGGAGTACCGGATCGACGGCGAGAGCCCGGTGAGTCGCGCCTACGAGAGCGGCGACCTCCTCCGGTACGACGACGTTCGCGAGCTCGACGACGGTCACGACCGCGGGGACGCGCGCTCTGCGCTCTACCTTCCGATGGGCGACCACGGCGTCATCAGCATCGTCGATCCGGCGGTCGGCGCGTTCGATCGGTCGGACGACGAACTCGCCTCGATCCTGTCGCTGAACGCCGAAATCGCGCTCAACCGGCTCGCCCACGAACGCGAACTCGAGCGCCAGAACGAACGACTGGACGAGTTCGCGAGCATTCTGGCACACGACCTTCGGAACCCGCTCAACGTGGCCTACGCCTTACTCGAGGGGAGCGACGCCGAACCGGCCGACGAACTCGAGCACACGCTCGATCGGATGGCGGGGATCATCGACGACGTGCTGACGATGGTTCGGAGCGGATACGAGGTCGACGCGGTCGAGGCTCTCGAGTTCGACGCCGTCGTCGAGGAGTGCTGGGCCAACGTCGCGACCGCGGGCGCGTCGCTCCGCGTCGACTCCGCCGGCCTCTTCTATGCCGACTCGACGCGGATTCGAAACCTGTTCGAGAACCTGTTTCGCAACGCCGTCGAACACGGTTCGACGAGCCCTGACTCGCAGGCTCGTCGGGACGCCGTCGAACACGGCGGAGAGACGGTGACCGTCTCTCTCGGCGTCACCGAGGACGGCTTCTACGTCGCCGACGACGGCCCCGGCATTCCGCCCGGCGAACGCGATCACGTGCTCGAGCCGGGGTGGACGACTGACGAAACCGGGACGGGACTGGGGCTGAACATCGTCCTCGAGATCGCACAGGCCCACGGATGGGAGGTCGACGTGGGCGAGAGCGAGAGCGGCGGCGCGCGCTTCGAATTCACCGGAGTTCACACCGCGGCCTACGACGAGTCGTTCGCGGTCGACACCTAG
- the ubaA gene encoding SAMP-activating enzyme E1 → MSDLRLDATQLDRYSRHVIMDEIGPEGQGRLLDGSVLIVGAGGLGSPAIQYLAAAGVGRLGIADDDVVERSNLQRQIVHGDADVGRPKVESAADYVERLNPDIDVETHQTRVTADTVAELVSDYDAVLDASDNFATRYLLNDHCVLTETPLSHGAIYRFEGQVTTFTNERGGEESPPCYRCIFPEAPEPGTVPDCATTGVLGVLPGTVGCIQATEIVKYLLEKGELLEGRLLMYDAMDMSFEEVPMQSNPACPVCGDDPEIESVRDVAYEGTCEISAD, encoded by the coding sequence ATGAGCGATCTTCGCCTCGACGCGACCCAACTCGACCGCTACTCGAGACACGTCATCATGGACGAGATCGGCCCGGAGGGCCAGGGGCGGCTGCTCGACGGGTCGGTGCTGATCGTCGGCGCGGGCGGGCTGGGATCGCCGGCGATCCAGTATCTGGCCGCCGCGGGCGTCGGCCGACTCGGAATCGCCGACGACGACGTCGTCGAGCGCTCGAACCTGCAGCGCCAGATCGTCCACGGGGACGCGGATGTCGGCCGGCCGAAAGTCGAGAGCGCGGCAGACTACGTCGAGCGGCTAAACCCCGACATCGACGTCGAGACCCACCAGACTCGCGTTACCGCGGACACCGTCGCGGAGCTCGTCTCGGACTACGACGCCGTCCTCGACGCCAGCGACAACTTCGCCACCCGGTACCTGCTCAACGACCACTGCGTGCTCACCGAGACGCCGCTCTCTCACGGCGCGATCTACCGCTTCGAGGGGCAGGTGACGACGTTCACGAACGAGCGCGGCGGAGAGGAGTCGCCGCCGTGTTACCGCTGTATTTTCCCCGAAGCGCCCGAGCCCGGCACCGTCCCAGACTGCGCCACGACGGGCGTCCTCGGGGTCCTCCCCGGCACCGTCGGCTGCATCCAAGCCACCGAGATTGTCAAATACCTGCTCGAGAAAGGCGAGTTGCTCGAGGGCCGCCTGCTGATGTACGACGCGATGGACATGAGCTTCGAGGAGGTGCCGATGCAGTCGAATCCGGCGTGTCCGGTCTGCGGGGACGATCCCGAGATCGAGTCCGTCAGAGACGTGGCCTACGAGGGGACCTGCGAGATCTCGGCGGACTGA
- a CDS encoding DUF7533 family protein: MAGIIDTIKLAGTLVLALPAGLAGLDFLLLRGQTAVGVALLALAVGLVAIQHWLTLPTDIPELLAKRVVGTVAKESETDPDDDR; the protein is encoded by the coding sequence ATGGCCGGTATCATCGACACGATCAAGCTCGCGGGAACCCTCGTCCTCGCGCTCCCCGCCGGACTCGCCGGGCTCGACTTCCTGCTCCTTCGCGGGCAGACGGCCGTCGGCGTGGCACTGCTCGCGCTCGCGGTTGGGCTCGTCGCCATCCAACACTGGCTCACGCTTCCGACGGACATCCCCGAACTGTTGGCCAAACGGGTCGTCGGGACGGTCGCGAAAGAGTCCGAGACCGACCCGGACGACGACCGGTAA
- a CDS encoding sensor histidine kinase, whose product MSQEAESNAPGKTSGGPETRSEPLSVETGLEALRSSSEFRGPVEPLDGADANEHIALFYDSPDERIAATVPFVRQGIERGERVMYVIDEQSEADVLTALRDGGVDVDAATDSGALTFHSVEETYLRNGAFDPDEMLEFYAETIEATAGAYEGLRITAETNWLLDDGTSIEDFMAYESRVNDLFEGEDCIALCQYDRPAMPPGILADIVRTHPHLVYDGALCHNFYYTPPQAYFGPDEPARDVDRMLGTLVDRTEAKAELGDTIDELAESNERLKRFAYVASHDLQEPLRMISSFLQLLESRYGDELDEEAAEYIDFAVNGANRMQEMVDGLLSYSRIDTQDAEFRPVDCNDILGAVLDDLRLQIEETDAGVVVGDLPTVVGDPTQLEQVFHNLVANAIKYTDDGPPHVEIDAQRRSDRYVFSVADEGIGIDPAYADQIFEVFNRLHSTEEYQGTGIGLALCRKIVDIHDGDIWVDAEPDEGATFYFTLVGADR is encoded by the coding sequence ATGAGTCAGGAGGCAGAATCCAACGCCCCGGGGAAGACGTCGGGGGGACCTGAGACCCGCTCCGAACCCCTGAGCGTAGAAACCGGCCTGGAAGCCCTCCGCTCGAGTTCGGAGTTTCGGGGGCCGGTCGAGCCCCTCGATGGCGCGGACGCGAACGAACACATCGCGCTGTTCTATGACTCCCCCGACGAGCGGATCGCGGCCACGGTTCCGTTCGTCAGACAGGGGATAGAGCGCGGCGAACGGGTGATGTACGTCATCGACGAGCAGTCCGAAGCGGACGTGCTCACGGCACTGCGCGACGGCGGGGTCGATGTCGACGCCGCCACCGATTCCGGGGCGCTCACGTTCCACTCGGTCGAGGAGACCTACCTCCGGAACGGCGCGTTCGATCCCGACGAGATGCTCGAGTTCTACGCCGAAACGATCGAGGCGACGGCGGGGGCGTACGAGGGGCTTCGGATCACCGCGGAGACGAACTGGCTCCTCGACGACGGGACGTCGATCGAGGACTTCATGGCCTACGAGAGCCGCGTGAACGACCTCTTCGAAGGCGAGGACTGCATCGCGCTCTGCCAGTACGACCGCCCGGCGATGCCGCCGGGAATACTCGCGGACATCGTTCGGACCCACCCCCATCTCGTCTACGACGGTGCGCTCTGTCACAACTTCTACTACACGCCGCCGCAGGCGTACTTCGGCCCCGACGAGCCCGCTCGCGATGTCGACCGGATGCTGGGAACGCTCGTCGACAGGACCGAAGCGAAAGCGGAGCTCGGCGACACCATCGACGAGCTGGCGGAATCGAACGAGCGCCTCAAACGGTTCGCGTACGTCGCCTCCCACGACCTCCAGGAACCCCTGCGGATGATCTCGAGCTTCCTGCAGTTGCTCGAGAGCCGATACGGGGACGAACTCGACGAGGAGGCGGCGGAGTACATCGACTTCGCCGTCAACGGAGCCAACCGAATGCAGGAGATGGTCGACGGACTGCTCTCGTACTCGCGGATCGATACGCAGGACGCCGAGTTCCGGCCGGTCGACTGTAACGACATCCTCGGGGCCGTGCTTGACGACCTCCGACTGCAGATCGAGGAGACCGACGCCGGGGTCGTCGTCGGCGATCTCCCGACGGTCGTCGGCGATCCGACCCAGCTCGAGCAGGTGTTTCACAACCTCGTCGCGAACGCGATCAAGTACACCGACGACGGACCGCCCCACGTCGAAATCGACGCGCAGCGACGGAGCGATCGCTACGTGTTCTCGGTAGCCGACGAGGGAATCGGTATCGATCCGGCGTACGCGGACCAGATCTTCGAGGTCTTCAATCGCCTCCACTCGACCGAGGAGTACCAGGGGACCGGGATCGGGCTGGCGCTGTGTCGAAAGATCGTCGATATCCACGACGGCGACATCTGGGTCGACGCCGAACCCGACGAGGGGGCGACGTTTTACTTCACGCTCGTCGGAGCCGATCGATGA
- a CDS encoding DUF7563 family protein → MPKCQNCGGFVTDAYARVFTPRGVDNPRVCPDCQDKIRDGADVREARSPRDP, encoded by the coding sequence ATGCCGAAATGCCAGAACTGTGGCGGATTCGTCACCGATGCGTACGCCCGAGTATTTACGCCTCGAGGTGTCGACAACCCGCGGGTCTGCCCGGACTGTCAGGACAAGATCCGCGACGGTGCTGACGTCCGCGAAGCTCGTTCTCCCCGCGATCCGTAG
- a CDS encoding response regulator → MTRDHGIDPADILLIEDNPGDIHLIREALEKGSTDGSVPVITDGAEALDYVDRWDDAGSAPAVVVLDLNLPKVDGKTILEAIRADPALRSVPVVVFSSSESAEDIRETNHRGADGYHVKPVDPNEYIALVRAIAASVSDTGRPPPGAYSTTDPIE, encoded by the coding sequence ATGACTCGCGACCACGGCATCGATCCGGCCGACATCTTGCTGATCGAGGACAACCCCGGCGATATCCACTTGATCAGGGAGGCCCTCGAGAAGGGCAGCACCGACGGTTCGGTGCCCGTCATCACCGACGGGGCGGAGGCCCTCGACTACGTGGACCGGTGGGACGACGCCGGCTCGGCCCCGGCCGTCGTCGTTCTCGATCTGAACCTGCCGAAGGTAGACGGGAAAACGATCCTCGAAGCGATCAGGGCCGATCCGGCGCTGCGATCCGTTCCGGTGGTCGTCTTCTCGAGTTCGGAGTCGGCGGAGGATATCCGCGAAACGAACCATCGAGGAGCGGACGGCTATCACGTCAAGCCGGTCGACCCGAACGAATACATCGCGCTCGTGCGGGCGATCGCGGCGTCGGTCTCCGATACCGGACGACCGCCGCCGGGAGCGTATTCGACGACTGATCCGATCGAGTAG
- a CDS encoding UvrD-helicase domain-containing protein, producing the protein MATTDTKVTRLFGGPGSGKTTALLDHVEDILEQDGVTFRDILVVSYTRAAAQEVRERLADRLDESPRALQGNVCTMHAKAYELLDLSRSDVIGESDKEEFCEEYGLEYEDEYSGAGRRTARSTTIGNKTIATSQWLQRTSRDVSDWYDVPFQWDEEEVRLPPEIDPNAQEGNKYTPTWPSDDDRIDVPEAIRAWRTYKGEQGKIGFADMLERVKQRSLLPNVDYLVIDEFQDITTLQYDVYEEWKPHMKQVLIAGDDDQVVYSWQGADPALLLEEEVDEDIILPNSYRLPSNVLNAVNKEIRHIDQRQDKDLKPRKEGGAVEARTNASMLDVVRMVRRTLVEGDGTIMVLFRARYQMFQFIDEFITEGVPFTSLTDQRMWTDRLTQYVRAVEAIDAGEDVTGLQARRLADMLQDSAFGTNERDALFDEIDEGQEEAGIDDLAELMIPASVIEEHAPFMPGPASASDMLRKVTNFQKKSVRSYFAIGEYQGMDTDRVRVGTIHSAKGREADHVFVGTDLTEKVVEQMVATVDDPEDVPGCEEFTKTTSPVPVLTDNERRVFYVGMSRARERLFLLENLVDGAPTLPIDVLLKNHLTDSTLEELIEEAQEPAEPDADGVEAEAEAP; encoded by the coding sequence ATGGCTACGACGGACACGAAGGTCACCCGCCTGTTCGGTGGCCCGGGAAGCGGCAAGACGACGGCCCTTCTCGACCACGTTGAGGATATCCTCGAGCAGGACGGCGTCACCTTCCGGGACATTCTCGTCGTCTCGTACACGCGAGCGGCAGCACAGGAGGTTCGGGAACGGCTCGCTGACCGCCTCGACGAGAGCCCGCGTGCACTGCAAGGAAACGTCTGTACGATGCACGCCAAGGCGTACGAACTGCTCGATCTCTCTCGAAGCGATGTCATCGGCGAATCCGACAAGGAGGAGTTCTGCGAGGAGTACGGCCTCGAGTACGAAGACGAGTACTCGGGTGCCGGCCGCCGGACCGCCCGGTCGACGACCATCGGCAACAAGACCATCGCGACCAGCCAGTGGCTCCAGCGGACCAGCCGCGACGTCTCCGACTGGTACGATGTCCCCTTCCAGTGGGACGAAGAAGAGGTCCGGCTCCCGCCCGAAATCGACCCTAACGCCCAAGAGGGCAACAAGTACACGCCGACCTGGCCCAGCGACGACGACCGGATCGACGTTCCGGAAGCGATCCGCGCCTGGCGCACCTACAAGGGCGAACAGGGCAAGATTGGCTTCGCCGACATGTTAGAGCGCGTCAAACAGCGCTCGCTGCTGCCGAACGTCGACTATCTGGTGATCGACGAGTTTCAGGACATCACCACCCTCCAGTACGACGTCTACGAGGAGTGGAAACCGCACATGAAGCAGGTCCTGATCGCCGGCGACGACGATCAGGTCGTCTACTCCTGGCAGGGGGCCGATCCCGCGCTCTTGCTCGAGGAGGAGGTCGACGAGGACATCATTCTGCCGAATTCCTATCGCCTGCCCTCGAACGTTCTCAACGCGGTCAACAAGGAGATCCGTCACATCGACCAGCGTCAGGACAAGGACCTCAAACCGCGCAAGGAAGGCGGTGCCGTCGAAGCGCGAACCAACGCCTCGATGCTCGACGTGGTCCGGATGGTCCGGCGCACGCTCGTCGAGGGCGACGGCACCATTATGGTGTTGTTCCGGGCCCGCTACCAGATGTTCCAGTTCATCGACGAGTTCATCACCGAGGGCGTCCCCTTCACCTCGCTGACCGACCAGCGGATGTGGACCGACCGGCTCACCCAGTACGTCCGCGCGGTCGAGGCGATCGACGCCGGCGAGGACGTGACCGGCTTGCAGGCCCGTCGGCTCGCGGATATGCTTCAGGACTCGGCGTTCGGGACCAACGAGCGCGACGCGCTCTTCGACGAGATCGACGAAGGTCAGGAGGAAGCCGGCATCGACGACTTAGCGGAGCTCATGATCCCCGCTTCGGTCATCGAGGAGCACGCCCCCTTCATGCCCGGCCCCGCGTCGGCATCGGACATGCTCCGGAAGGTCACCAACTTCCAAAAGAAGAGCGTCCGATCCTACTTCGCGATCGGCGAGTACCAGGGAATGGACACCGACCGCGTTCGCGTCGGCACCATCCACTCCGCGAAGGGTCGCGAGGCCGACCACGTCTTCGTCGGGACCGACCTCACCGAGAAGGTCGTCGAGCAGATGGTCGCCACCGTCGACGACCCCGAGGACGTTCCCGGCTGCGAGGAGTTCACCAAGACCACCTCGCCCGTTCCCGTCCTGACCGACAACGAGCGCCGCGTCTTCTACGTCGGCATGTCGCGGGCCCGCGAGCGGCTCTTCCTGCTCGAGAACCTCGTCGACGGCGCGCCGACGCTGCCGATCGACGTCCTGCTCAAGAACCACCTGACCGACTCGACGCTCGAGGAACTGATCGAGGAGGCCCAGGAACCCGCCGAACCGGACGCCGACGGAGTCGAGGCGGAAGCCGAAGCGCCGTGA
- a CDS encoding M24 family metallopeptidase has protein sequence MTGRSDRESGAVDTDGDLVRERRDRAAGVLSAALEDNEATAFVHVGTDRDPAIRYCGSTLANGPTPSAGPTAIAYDGVDREWLVRSAADESDGHPADRLAAALADRGREGTVLAPARIPHDAALYLENAGFDLASTDAVERARATTTGGERERIAAAQRAASAGIRRAASLLADAAVVDGRLAIPGDGGAASDADLEPLTPAQLRTEIDAAVVAAGAFPDGNTSVNPRSSVEPDDTPLRPGEPIVLEVTPREPAGYYGGLVRTLVVDSDGGRERRVHVAVTQSFRSARSMLTAGPESVTAVAADLEAEVRSFGFGDGDAIETRVAGVGLEPSERPIDGGATVAAGTVARFDVAARVDDDRWLRIADIVAVNDEGERPEWLAAPSQSLEPAALLEE, from the coding sequence GTGACCGGTCGGTCCGATCGCGAGAGCGGGGCCGTCGATACCGACGGCGATCTCGTCCGCGAGCGCCGCGACCGCGCGGCTGGCGTTCTCTCGGCCGCCCTCGAGGACAACGAAGCCACCGCGTTCGTTCACGTCGGCACCGACCGCGATCCGGCGATTCGGTACTGCGGTTCGACGCTCGCGAACGGGCCGACGCCCTCGGCTGGGCCCACCGCCATCGCCTACGACGGCGTCGACCGGGAGTGGCTCGTGCGTTCGGCGGCCGACGAGTCGGATGGCCACCCCGCCGACCGTCTCGCCGCCGCCCTCGCGGACCGCGGCCGCGAGGGGACCGTCCTCGCGCCGGCACGGATTCCACACGACGCGGCGCTGTACCTCGAGAACGCAGGATTCGATCTCGCCTCGACGGACGCCGTCGAGCGGGCGCGAGCGACGACGACGGGCGGCGAGCGCGAACGCATCGCGGCCGCCCAGCGGGCCGCCAGCGCCGGCATCCGGCGGGCCGCATCGTTGCTGGCCGACGCGGCGGTCGTCGACGGACGGCTCGCGATTCCCGGTGACGGCGGAGCAGCCAGCGACGCCGATCTCGAGCCCCTGACGCCGGCCCAACTGCGCACCGAAATCGACGCGGCCGTCGTCGCCGCGGGCGCGTTCCCCGACGGCAACACGTCCGTCAACCCACGCTCTAGCGTCGAACCCGACGATACTCCGCTCCGGCCCGGCGAGCCGATCGTTCTCGAGGTGACACCGCGAGAGCCGGCGGGGTACTACGGCGGTCTCGTCCGGACGCTCGTGGTCGACAGCGACGGCGGACGGGAGCGCCGGGTGCACGTCGCGGTCACCCAGTCGTTTCGCTCCGCGCGGTCGATGCTGACAGCCGGCCCGGAGTCGGTGACCGCCGTCGCGGCCGACCTCGAGGCCGAAGTTCGCTCGTTCGGCTTCGGCGACGGCGACGCGATCGAGACGCGGGTCGCCGGCGTCGGCCTCGAGCCGAGCGAGCGACCGATCGACGGCGGCGCCACGGTAGCGGCTGGAACCGTGGCGCGCTTCGACGTGGCCGCGCGCGTCGACGACGATCGCTGGCTCCGGATCGCCGACATCGTCGCGGTCAACGACGAGGGCGAACGCCCCGAGTGGCTCGCGGCCCCGTCGCAGTCTCTCGAGCCGGCGGCGCTGCTCGAGGAGTAG